Below is a genomic region from Gillisia sp. Hel_I_86.
GTGAGTTTGGGGGTGCTTTCAAAGAAACATCCATAAAAAGGGAGTTTTTGGACTATATTAAACTGGACACTTCTTTTTAATTTGAATTTTTAAAAACAAAATCTAAGCACGCAATAATTTATGGCTCTTTATAAGGAACAAAGCTTAACACTTTACAACTCGATCACAGGAGAAAAGGAAATTTTTAAACCAATAAATGAAGGCCACGTAGGAATGTATGTGTGTGGGCCCACCGTTTATAGCAATGTTCATCTAGGAAACTGTCGTACTTTTATTTCTTTCGATCTTATTTTTAGATACCTAAAACATTTAGGCTATAAAGTTCGCTACGTGAGAAATATTACTGATGCCGGACATTTGGAAAATGATGCAGATAGTGGAGAGGACAGAATTGCCAAAAAAGCCCGATTAGAGCAAATTGAACCTATGGAAGTGGTTCAACGGTATACCGTAGATTTTCACAATACATTGCAAAAATTCAACAACCTGCCCCCAAGTATCGAACCTACCGCTACAGGGCATATTGTAGAGCAGATAGAAACAATAAAAACCATTATTAAGAAAGGCTTTGCGTACGAGGTAAATGGATCTGTTTATTTTGATGTATTAAAATTCAACAAAGATCATGACTACGGAAAACTTAGCGGTCGATCTATTGAAGATATGATTGCAAATACGCGTGAACTTGCCGGTCAAAGTGACAAGAAGAATCCGCAGGATTTCGCGCTTTGGAAAAAGGCAGAACCACAACATATTATGCGCTGGCCATCTCCTTGGAGTGACGGGTTTCCTGGCTGGCACCTAGAATGTACCGTGATGAGCACTAAATACTTAGGCGAGCAGTTCGACATTCACGGTGGTGGAATGGATCTAAAATTCCCACATCACGAATGTGAGATCGCGCAAGGGGAAGCTTCTACCGGGAAAAATCCTGTAAATTACTGGATACATGCCAATATGCTCACCCTTAACGGGCAAAAAATGGCAAAAAGCACTGGAAACAATATTCTTCCAAATGAAATATTTACCGGGGATAACGATAATCTAAGTAAAGGTTTTAGCCCGTCTGTAGCACGATTTTTTATGCTTCAGGCCAATTATAGGAGCATCCTGGATTTTTCCAATACCGCATTGCTAGCAAGTGAAAAAGGCTTTAACAGGCTCATGGACGCTTATAGAAATAGTTTGCAACTACCTGTTTCATCAAGCTCCTCCTTTTCTGTTTCTGAATGGAAACAACGCTGTTATGATGCCATGAACGACGACTTTAATAGTCCTATCTTGATCGCCACTTTATTTGAAGCTGTAAAATACATCGTAGGAGTCAAAGGAGGCAACGAGCAAATCACTGCTGAAGACAAGGAGCTCTTGCACACAACCATGCACGATTTTATTTTCGATGTGCTTGGTTTGTTGGATACAACTATAACCAATCAAGATAATTCTGAAAAACTTTCTGGGACGGTAGAATTGCTTATTAAATTAAGGACAGAGGCAAGAAACAATAAAGATTTTGCTACCAGCGATCAAATTAGGGATCAATTACTGGCATTGGGAATTCAACTAAAAGATGGGAAAGAAGGAACCGTTTTTAGCCTGGCAGATTAAAACATATTCTGTGTTAAAAAAATATTTGGCATATCCCTTTGTTATACTGGTAAAATTTTATCAGAAGGCAATCTCACCATTAACTCCCGCAACCTGTAGGTATACTCCATCGTGTTCTCAATATACGTTGGTAGCACTTGAGAAATATGGCATTTTCAAAGGTGGTTGGATGAGCCTTAAAAGAATTGCCAGTTGCAATCCTTGGGGAAGCTCTGGCCATGATCCCGTTCCATGAACAATAAGCTATTTATTTTAAAGAATTATTGCAAAACCGTGCAAAAATGTATCTTTACCGTACAATTATAAAAAATACCACATGCTTTTCAACGCAATAACCTGGAGCCCTTCTGAAGGATTGGATTTGGGATTTTTCACCCTTCACTATTACAGTTTAATGTTCCTTATCGCCTTTGGACTAGGCTGGTATATCATGAAAAGCATTTACAAGAACGAGGGGGTTTCCATAGAAAAATTAGATCCGCTATTTATATACACCGTTTTAGCTACTTTAATAGGTGCGAGATTAGGGCATGTCTTCTTTTATGACTGGGATTATTTCCAGCATCATTTATTGGAAATCTTCCTTCCCGTTCGGTTTGAACCAGAATTTGAATTTACAGGTTTCCGCGGACTTGCTAGTCATGGTGCCGCCATTGGGATTATAGTAGCCATGTACCTTTACAAAAAAAATATTTTGGACAAACCAATTTTATGGATCTTGGACCGAGTGGTAATTCCTGTTGCCAGTGGTGCTATTTTTATCAGGATCGGGAATTTCATGAATTCTGAAATCATAGGAAAACCAACTAATAGCGATTACGGCGTGATCTTTAAAAATTTGGGGGAAACCTTCCCGAGGCATCCTGCCCAACTTTATGAATCTTTTTGCTACTTATTGATCTTTTTGCTTCTATGGTTCGTTTACTGGAAAACAGATAAAAAACAAAAGATAGGATTTCTTTTCGGATTATTCCTGGTATTGCTTTGGACCGTACGGTTCTTTATAGAATTCCTAAAAGAGCCTCAGGTAGAAGAGCGCGCAATATGGCTTATCAATACAGGACAATGGCTTAGTATTCCATTTATTATAGCTGGTCTTTACTTTATGCTTAGACCTTCAAAAAGGATTACGGCATGAAAAAGCTAAAGAGAATTCTTAGCGTGGGGGCTATCTTCGGAATACTATTTTCTTGTGCAGATGAAGTAAAGAATACTTCCATAGAGACTGATGAAATTGAGTTTGCCAAAGAAGGTGAATTGTTTCTTTTGAAAGCAGGAGACACCCTACAGAAGCTGGACATAGAGTTCGCTGAAACCTCGTATGAGCAGCAAACAGGTTTGATGTACAGAAAATCCATGCAAGAGAATCAAGCGATGCTCTTTGTCTATCCAGAAGAAACCATGCACAGCTTCTATATGAAGAATACCTATATTCCCTTAGACCTTGTTTTCTTCGGAAAAGATAGTACTATCGTTAGTTTTCAAGAAAATGCAACGCCTTTGGATGAAACTTCGTTGCCCTCTAAAGTACCTGCTCAATTCATCTTGGAAGTAAATGCGGGCAAGGTGGAGCAATGGAACCTTGCAGAAGGGGATAAAATGGCGATTTCTAGAAATTAAAGTTTTTTAAGGATTATTTCAGAATCCCAGATATCTAATAAGTGAAATTCACGAAGAACCCTGGAACGATTCCGATAGCTACCGGAACAAGGATACGAGATGCAATAAATTGTCATTCTGAATGAAGCAAAGCGCAATGAAGAATCTCAATGAACCAGCATTTCATTTTAAAAGAGATCCCTCCTCCGGTCGGGATGACAATAGATTGTCATCATATGCTTGTTCTTAACCAATGAGACCCTGAAACGAGTTCAGGGTGACGCCCTAATAAAAAAACGTCATGCTGAATTTATTTCAGCATCTATCGTATTATTTTACGAAATCTTAGAACAAGTTACAATCGACATATCTCCAAGGTTTTGAAAAACTCTTCCTGATGAAAGTCATCAGGACTGTATAACAATTTTACACATGTGTCATCCCGACGTCAGGAGGGATCTCCAATTAAATTACTTCTGCTATATCGAGATTCTTCAGTCCACTGCGTTCCCTTCAGAATGACAAACAGGTGACAAATCCTTGGGGGATTTAGAAACAAAAAAAGCTGCCCATTACTGGGCAGCTTTTATTATCCAAGAAATATTGCCATTTATTAAGCAACTACCTCTTTATTCTTTCTACTGTCTCTCTCAGCTTTCTTTTTATCACTATCAAACATCACAGGAGTTGCGATGAACAGAGACGAATACGTACCCACTATAACACCCACTATCATGGCAAACATAAATCCTCTCAGGCTTTCACCTCCAAAAATAAAGATCGCTAACAATACCAATAAGGTAGTTAAAGAAGTATTCAATGTCCTACCCAATGTACTATTCAAAGCGCTGTTAATTATCTTGCTCTTAGGCCATGTTGTGTGCTCGTTCGCAAATTCACGAATCCTATCAAACACAACCACCGTATCATTTAAGGAATATCCTATTACAGTAAGTATAGCCGCAATAAACGCCTGGTTGATCTCCATACTAAAAGGCATGATATTATATGCTAAAGAAAAGATCCCCAATACGATTAATACATCATGGAAAACCGCAGTTACAGCACCTAAACTATATTGCCATTTTCTAAATCTCAATAAGATATAAAGGAATACCACGATTAAAGATCCAAGTACTGCCCAGAATGAATCATTTTTAATATCATCGGCAATCGTAGGACCAACTTTCATGGATTGCATAATTCCAATTTCCCGATCATTACCCCCAACAGTAAAATCATCGAAAGTTAAATCTGTAGGTAAATGAGGTTGCAAAGCATCAAACATCATTCTTTGGATTTCCGTATCTACTTCCTCTCCATCATCTTCAACCTTATATTTTGTGGTGATCTTTAGCTGATTGTTTGCTCCAAAAGTTTTTGCTTCCGCACTTTCAAAAGCAGCAATAAGATCTTTTTCAACTTCCGAAGAATTTACATCATCTGCGAACCTCACCGTATATGTTCTACCTCCCACAAAATCCACACCTTGATTCAATTCGTTAATAAAGAAAGACCCAATGCTTATTAGAATAAAAATCCCGGAGATTGTATATGCTATTTTTCGTTTTCCCAAGAAATCGATATTCATGTTCTTGAAAAGGTTCTTGGTAATTGAAGTACTAAAGGCTAGTGATTTTCCATTTTTACCGTATCCATCAATGAACAATCTTGTAATGAAAATTGCGGTAAACAATGAAGTGGCAATACCTATCAATAAAGTTGTAGCGAAACCTTTAATTGGCCCCGTTCCTAATATCAATAATATTAAACCCGTAAGACCCGTAGTAATGTTGGCATCTAAAATGGAAGAGAGCGCATTGTTGAAACCATCTTTAATAGCATCTTTTTGCGATTTTCCTTTTGCCAATTCCTCTTTAATACGTTCGAAAATAAGCACGTTCGCATCTACCGACATACCTATAGTCAATACGATACCCGCAATTCCAGGTAAGGTAAGCACAGCTCCAAGACCGGCCAAAATTCCGAAGATAAAGATGATGTTCACTACAAGGGCAACATCAGCAAAAAGACCAGCTTTTCCGTAATAGAAGATCATCCATAACAAAACAATTGTCAAAGCGATAAGGAAGGAATTCACACCGCTATCTATAGCTTCTTGTCCTAAAGATGGACCTACGATCTCACTCTGAATAATATCTGCAGAAGCAGGTAGTTTACCCGCCCTAAGTACGTTTGCCAAATCCTGGCCTTCCGTAATATCAAAATCTCCCGTGATCTCACTTCTACCACCACTAATGGGTCCTGTAGAAACAGTTGGTGCAGAATACACCACCTTATCCAAAACAATAGCAATATTGCTTTTTTCATTATATGCCTGGCCGGTCATTTCTTCCCAGGTCTTGGCACCTTTCCCGTTCATTTGCATGGATACTGCCACTCTACCTAACTGATCGTAAGTTTGTGTGGCATCTGTAATCACATCTCCCGTTAATGCAGGAAGCATTTCACGATCCCCTTTTAAAGCATAAAGGTCTGAAACATTATCTTTTGATACTCCCCATACAAATTCTGCAAAACGCAGATCTGTTGGCAAGAGAGCCCGTACTTGAGATTTGTTTAAATATTCCCTGACCTGTGCGGTATCTTTTGAAGAAAAGGAAGCTAAAACCGGACTTCCTTGGAAACCTGGAGAAACCATTAGATCCAACAAAGGGTTGTTTGCTGTTTGAACTTCAGAAGAATCCTCTGTACTAGCAAGCAAGGCTTCAATTTCTTCATCTTCTTCTGAAGCCGCAAGCGTATCTTTTTTCTCTGCAGATTTATCTTCTTTCGCAA
It encodes:
- the cysS gene encoding cysteine--tRNA ligase; the protein is MALYKEQSLTLYNSITGEKEIFKPINEGHVGMYVCGPTVYSNVHLGNCRTFISFDLIFRYLKHLGYKVRYVRNITDAGHLENDADSGEDRIAKKARLEQIEPMEVVQRYTVDFHNTLQKFNNLPPSIEPTATGHIVEQIETIKTIIKKGFAYEVNGSVYFDVLKFNKDHDYGKLSGRSIEDMIANTRELAGQSDKKNPQDFALWKKAEPQHIMRWPSPWSDGFPGWHLECTVMSTKYLGEQFDIHGGGMDLKFPHHECEIAQGEASTGKNPVNYWIHANMLTLNGQKMAKSTGNNILPNEIFTGDNDNLSKGFSPSVARFFMLQANYRSILDFSNTALLASEKGFNRLMDAYRNSLQLPVSSSSSFSVSEWKQRCYDAMNDDFNSPILIATLFEAVKYIVGVKGGNEQITAEDKELLHTTMHDFIFDVLGLLDTTITNQDNSEKLSGTVELLIKLRTEARNNKDFATSDQIRDQLLALGIQLKDGKEGTVFSLAD
- the yidD gene encoding membrane protein insertion efficiency factor YidD, producing MLKKYLAYPFVILVKFYQKAISPLTPATCRYTPSCSQYTLVALEKYGIFKGGWMSLKRIASCNPWGSSGHDPVP
- the lgt gene encoding prolipoprotein diacylglyceryl transferase, with product MLFNAITWSPSEGLDLGFFTLHYYSLMFLIAFGLGWYIMKSIYKNEGVSIEKLDPLFIYTVLATLIGARLGHVFFYDWDYFQHHLLEIFLPVRFEPEFEFTGFRGLASHGAAIGIIVAMYLYKKNILDKPILWILDRVVIPVASGAIFIRIGNFMNSEIIGKPTNSDYGVIFKNLGETFPRHPAQLYESFCYLLIFLLLWFVYWKTDKKQKIGFLFGLFLVLLWTVRFFIEFLKEPQVEERAIWLINTGQWLSIPFIIAGLYFMLRPSKRITA
- a CDS encoding DUF192 domain-containing protein gives rise to the protein MKKLKRILSVGAIFGILFSCADEVKNTSIETDEIEFAKEGELFLLKAGDTLQKLDIEFAETSYEQQTGLMYRKSMQENQAMLFVYPEETMHSFYMKNTYIPLDLVFFGKDSTIVSFQENATPLDETSLPSKVPAQFILEVNAGKVEQWNLAEGDKMAISRN
- the secDF gene encoding protein translocase subunit SecDF yields the protein MQNKGLIKIFAILFGLVCIYQLSFTFIASGVESDAEAFAKQKIGTNVEGYSVLRDIEESRYLDSIGNKEIIAGITYNSAKDKELNKGLDLKGGINVILQISVKDILKGLANNSSDPAFNKALAKADAAQKDSQESYLDLFFEAFEQNEGAKLASPDIFANKTLSDQVNFEMTNDVVKPIIRKKVDESITSAFEVLRKRIDKFGVAQPNIQRLGNTGRILVELPGAKDISRVKTLLQSTAQLEFWFVHKNTDFGNFLINANNTLAQMLAKEDKSAEKKDTLAASEEDEEIEALLASTEDSSEVQTANNPLLDLMVSPGFQGSPVLASFSSKDTAQVREYLNKSQVRALLPTDLRFAEFVWGVSKDNVSDLYALKGDREMLPALTGDVITDATQTYDQLGRVAVSMQMNGKGAKTWEEMTGQAYNEKSNIAIVLDKVVYSAPTVSTGPISGGRSEITGDFDITEGQDLANVLRAGKLPASADIIQSEIVGPSLGQEAIDSGVNSFLIALTIVLLWMIFYYGKAGLFADVALVVNIIFIFGILAGLGAVLTLPGIAGIVLTIGMSVDANVLIFERIKEELAKGKSQKDAIKDGFNNALSSILDANITTGLTGLILLILGTGPIKGFATTLLIGIATSLFTAIFITRLFIDGYGKNGKSLAFSTSITKNLFKNMNIDFLGKRKIAYTISGIFILISIGSFFINELNQGVDFVGGRTYTVRFADDVNSSEVEKDLIAAFESAEAKTFGANNQLKITTKYKVEDDGEEVDTEIQRMMFDALQPHLPTDLTFDDFTVGGNDREIGIMQSMKVGPTIADDIKNDSFWAVLGSLIVVFLYILLRFRKWQYSLGAVTAVFHDVLIVLGIFSLAYNIMPFSMEINQAFIAAILTVIGYSLNDTVVVFDRIREFANEHTTWPKSKIINSALNSTLGRTLNTSLTTLLVLLAIFIFGGESLRGFMFAMIVGVIVGTYSSLFIATPVMFDSDKKKAERDSRKNKEVVA